One Scomber scombrus chromosome 1, fScoSco1.1, whole genome shotgun sequence DNA segment encodes these proteins:
- the slc35c1 gene encoding GDP-fucose transporter 1 isoform X1, with translation MALSGSGSMDPDEHGETFFLRALRIAVVVVLYWFVSITMVFLNNYLLDNGDLDAPLFVTFYQCLVTVGLCWVMQLMSRLCPPGMIDFPSVRFDVKTSREVLPLSIVFIGMITFNNLCLKYVGVAFYTVGRSLSTVFNVLLSYVVLKQTTSFQALLCCAVILGGFWLGVDQESMTGSLSWSGVFFGVLASAFVSLNAIYTKKVMPAVDGNIWKLSYYNNINACVLFVPLILVFGELGHLASFSRFTDLGFWGMMTLGGVFGFTIGYVTGLQIKYTSPLTHNVSGTAKACAQTVIAVVYNSSSKSMLWWTSNMMVLCGSSAYTWVKSLEMKKTPYKVPQDSAKEKLLPGEKSNLGV, from the exons ATGGCTCTGTCCGGCTCGGGATCGATGGACCCAGACGAACACGGAGAGACTTTCTTCCTCCGAGCTCTCAGGATAGCAGTTGTGGTTGTATTGTACTGGTTCGTCTCAATAACAATGGTGTTCCTCAACAATTATCTGCTGGACAACGGTGACCTGGACGCACCGTTGTTTGTGACTTTCTATCAGTGTTTGGTGACTGTCGGGCTCTGCTGGGTCATGCAGCTCATGTCCAGGTTGTGTCCGCCGGGAATGATCGACTTCCCGTCGGTCAGATTCGACGTGAAGACGTCCCGAGAGGTGCTGCCTCTGTCCATCGTGTTCATAGGCATGATCACCTTCAACAACCTGTGCCTGAAATATGTCGGAGTGGCTTTCTACACAGTCGGTCGCTCCCTCAGCACAGTGTTTAATGTGCTGCTCTCCTATGTCGTCCTGAAGCAGACCACATCTTTCCAAGCATTACTGTGCTGTGCTGTCATCTTAG GTGGATTCTGGCTCGGTGTGGACCAAGAAAGCATGACAGGGTCCCTCTCCTGGTCAGGCGTCTTTTTTGGGGTGCTGGCCAGTGCCTTTGTCTCTCTTAACGCCATCTACACAAAGAAGGTGATGCCTGCAGTAGATGGAAACATCTGGAAACTGTCCTACTACAACAACATCAATGCCTGTGTCCTTTTTGTCCCACTTATCCTTGTGTTTGGAGAGTTGGGTCATCTCGCAAGCTTCAGCCGCTTCACTGACCTCGGGTTTTGGGGCATGATGACGCTCGGAGGAGTGTTTGGTTTCACCATCGGCTACGTCACAGGCCTCCAGATAAAGTATACGAGTCCACTCACGCACAACGTCTCAGGGACTGCAAAGGCCTGTGCTCAGACTGTTATCGCAGTAGTGTACAACTCTTCTAGTAAAAGCATGCTGTGGTGGACCAGTAACATGATGGTTCTTTGTGGCTCATCGGCCTACACTTGGGTCAAAAGCCTAGAAATGAAGAAGACTCCCTACAAAGTCCCTCAGGATTCAGCCAAGGAAAAGCTGCTGCCAGGAGAGAAAAGCAACTTGGGAGTATAA
- the slc35c1 gene encoding GDP-fucose transporter 1 isoform X2 has product MNRTQLKRSNILRMALSGSGSMDPDEHGETFFLRALRIAVVVVLYWFVSITMVFLNNYLLDNGDLDAPLFVTFYQCLVTVGLCWVMQLMSRLCPPGMIDFPSVRFDVKTSREVLPLSIVFIGMITFNNLCLKYVGVAFYTVGRSLSTVFNVLLSYVVLKQTTSFQALLCCAVILGGFWLGVDQESMTGSLSWSGVFFGVLASAFVSLNAIYTKKVMPAVDGNIWKLSYYNNINACVLFVPLILVFGELGHLASFSRFTDLGFWGMMTLGGVFGFTIGYVTGLQIKYTSPLTHNVSGTAKACAQTVIAVVYNSSSKSMLWWTSNMMVLCGSSAYTWVKSLEMKKTPYKVPQDSAKEKLLPGEKSNLGV; this is encoded by the exons ATGAACAGGACGCAGCTGAAGCGGTCCAACATCTTGAGGATGGCTCTGTCCGGCTCGGGATCGATGGACCCAGACGAACACGGAGAGACTTTCTTCCTCCGAGCTCTCAGGATAGCAGTTGTGGTTGTATTGTACTGGTTCGTCTCAATAACAATGGTGTTCCTCAACAATTATCTGCTGGACAACGGTGACCTGGACGCACCGTTGTTTGTGACTTTCTATCAGTGTTTGGTGACTGTCGGGCTCTGCTGGGTCATGCAGCTCATGTCCAGGTTGTGTCCGCCGGGAATGATCGACTTCCCGTCGGTCAGATTCGACGTGAAGACGTCCCGAGAGGTGCTGCCTCTGTCCATCGTGTTCATAGGCATGATCACCTTCAACAACCTGTGCCTGAAATATGTCGGAGTGGCTTTCTACACAGTCGGTCGCTCCCTCAGCACAGTGTTTAATGTGCTGCTCTCCTATGTCGTCCTGAAGCAGACCACATCTTTCCAAGCATTACTGTGCTGTGCTGTCATCTTAG GTGGATTCTGGCTCGGTGTGGACCAAGAAAGCATGACAGGGTCCCTCTCCTGGTCAGGCGTCTTTTTTGGGGTGCTGGCCAGTGCCTTTGTCTCTCTTAACGCCATCTACACAAAGAAGGTGATGCCTGCAGTAGATGGAAACATCTGGAAACTGTCCTACTACAACAACATCAATGCCTGTGTCCTTTTTGTCCCACTTATCCTTGTGTTTGGAGAGTTGGGTCATCTCGCAAGCTTCAGCCGCTTCACTGACCTCGGGTTTTGGGGCATGATGACGCTCGGAGGAGTGTTTGGTTTCACCATCGGCTACGTCACAGGCCTCCAGATAAAGTATACGAGTCCACTCACGCACAACGTCTCAGGGACTGCAAAGGCCTGTGCTCAGACTGTTATCGCAGTAGTGTACAACTCTTCTAGTAAAAGCATGCTGTGGTGGACCAGTAACATGATGGTTCTTTGTGGCTCATCGGCCTACACTTGGGTCAAAAGCCTAGAAATGAAGAAGACTCCCTACAAAGTCCCTCAGGATTCAGCCAAGGAAAAGCTGCTGCCAGGAGAGAAAAGCAACTTGGGAGTATAA